CCCCCTCGGTCCATGCCATCGGTGAAGCAAACTGTTCCATGATCAACTCTCGCGCCCCTCGCGGGTCGTTTTCTGCCCGAAAGATCGAACAATCGCCGGAAGGTCGGGGATGTAGATGGCCTGATCCTTCAATCGAATCCTCAGATCGTAGACCCCTTCCTGCACGCCATCGAGAATGAACTCGCCGAAGACATTGGCCTGCGTGATATGGGCCAGTGTCGAAGCCTTCACCAGCTCGACGGTCGCATGGGCGACCGACCGAAGGTCATTGGTGATGGGCATGGATTGGCCGATGATGTCAACGGCATCCTTGGCTTCAATATAGTCCACCGACAGGTCAACATCGTAGTCGCCCGCCCGATAGAGGAACTGTCGAGACATCGGCCAGGTACCTCGTAAGCCCAGAAGCCGCCCCTCCGCAAAGCTATCCACAACGAGCACGGCCAGCGTGGCCCGTTCCTCGGCCGATGGCTGCAACTGCCGATGGTGCCGATACAGGGCTTGTGCCTGACGCCGCAACCAGATTGGAGGGTCAATAAGACAGGGATCCCAAACTGCCGAAAGGAGCTTCCGAATCTGGGTCAAGCGATGGCGACAGCTTTCACACCCCGCTTCCAGATGTCTGCGAATCTCCTCAAACGACCGTGAGAGAGGGTCAGGCCAGGTCGCCCTCTCATCGTCGTTTTGCTGGGCGAAGGCTAAAAGCTCTTCCACCGTCGGACACATGATGCCGCCTCCTCGCATTGAACGACTAACCTGCTTTCCAATTTAATGGTGCAGCTACCCACCAGGAAAAATTCCCCCAGAATGATTAAAAACCCAGTTCCGTTAGGATTCGCAGGAGTTTCCTCAAGCAACGCCCCCGCTTGGGGCCGATAGTCGAGACCGATAATCCCAGCTCCCGAGCAATCTCCTCGTAAGACCAGAACTCTTTCTCATAAAAGAGGTATGTGAGGAGCCGACGGCACGGCTCCTGCATCATGGAGAGTGCTCGCCGGACCAGATGCTCCCGCTCCATTCGCTCGATGACTTCATCGGGAAGGAGTTGTTCATCGGGCAGCTCAGCGACTTCTTCCTCAACCTGATCCAGGCTGACAACCGGAGCCGATTGTCTCCGCCGCACCCGATAACACTGCCGCAGCGTCACCGTCGTCAACCAGGAACTCAGTTTGGATTCATCGCGCAGATTCTCCAGATCCTGCAGCAGGACCAGGCAGACCGACTGGAAGACATCAGCTACATCTTCTGGAGGAAGGTTCGCCCGCCACGCAATGGAATAGATGAGACTCCCATAGCGGTCGAGCAAAGCTTCCCAGGCGTCGGCGTCACCTTTCAAGCATCTCTTGATTAAAGCGCGATCTGATTCCTGGTGATAACCCGTGGTGTGCGAGAGATCGGCCAGATAGAGGTCGAGACCTTCACTCGTTCGATTCGCCATAAATGATCTCACTGACACGCGACGCTCCACCAGGCGGGTTGACCCCACTTTCTACTCCTTCGCTCCCATCTGGTTGATTATAACCGCGTGGCCATGGCAAAGGCATCCGCCTTCTGGAGTATTCTCGTCGGAAAGATGGAGTGTTTTCTGAGAGATTTTTCGAATAAGTCCTCACCTCCAGCCCGCTGGCTTGTCTTCCGCGTGCAGACTCACAAGGATACTCCCGGGCCGACGTCGCTTTCGCCGATGACGACGGAAAGCCGATCTCCATCGCTTGAAGAAGAGAAGCCATGTTCTTTATACTGACAGCGACGTGAGCGCGGAGGGTTAGCCTAATTGGTAAGGCACCGGTCTTGAAAACCGGCGGGCGAAAGCCCTTGTGGGTTCGAGTCCCTCACCCTCCGCCATTCGGTGAGATTGAGTGGAAAGATTATTCCCCCGCGCGCTTAGGATCCCTGGGAGGCTTCCCTGTCGGGAGAGTTCATTCAGGAAGTCCGGGCTGCCGCCGTGGAGCGCTGAATTCTCGCCATACGGGATAGATACGGCAGGAGGAGGCGATCGCCGATCATCCGTTGTGCATCTGTGGTCATTTCAGGAAGGGCTCACTCACATGGCCCACGCGACAAAAGAACGATTGGAAAAGGGTACGATAGAGACGATCGGAAAAACGGTGTCAATCCGTGAACCCCGTGACATTCGAGCGTATAGTAGATGACAGAACTCCCGCATCACAATTTCGATTGTTCGCTGCCGGAGGTAATCGCCGATGACCGGTCTCGGTCATCGGCGATTACAGGACCACGACTACCACTCCACTCGGAAGCCGAACTGGATAAAGCGCGGCTGATTGAACTGGGTGTTGAGGACTCCGAACGCCGTCGGGTTTTGTAGATCGAGCGTCGGATCAGCTAGCTCCAGGTGGTTGAAGGCGTTCAGCATATCGAAGGTGAAGACAAGGCGCACGCTCTCGGTGATGGCCGTCTTCTTCCCCACGGAGATGTCGGCGTTCCAGCGCGGCAGTCCTCGCAGCACGCCACGACCCTGCCGACCATCCTCGCTAATGCGAATCTTGCGAAAGCTGTTGAACACCGCCTCAGGATTGGAGAAGAGATTCAACCCCGTCCCACGAGCTTTCGGATCGCCGGCAGTACCGATGCCGTTGGAGCCCGCCACACCGCGTTTCACATCGTTGGCCTCATCAATCTTACGGGTGGGGATAGCGCCCGCAGCTACCGAAAAGTTGAGCGGATCACCGCCCCAGACCTGGTTACTCTGTCGCACCGTCAGGGGCAGGCCGCTATTAGCCGTGTAAATTCCCGACACGTACCATCCGCCAATGACCTTATCGAACCACGATCCCGTGTTCCACCGCTGGCCGCGTCCGAAAGGCAGGTCATAAAACCAGAGGACGTTCAGCACATGACGACGGTCGAAGAAGGCCGGACCGTAGTCAATATCGGGATCATAGGCGGAGGAGAACGTCCCGATGAAATTCTGGATCAGCCCCGCTTGATCGAGCGTCTTGGACAATGTGTAGTTGACGTCGAACGTGAGGTTGTGCGAGAACCGCTTTCGCAGAGTGGCAAAGAACGAGTGGTAATTGGAACGTCCCCCGTCGGTGCGAATCCACAGGTCGAGCACCTGGAGATTGGTGATCGGCCCACCAGGACGGCTGAACTGAATGAGCGTCCAGAGATCATTGAGCAATCCATCGCGGAACGCTGCCGTTCGAGCAGTGGCGACGTTCACAGTACCTCCAGGACCGAGCTGGTTCTCGAACCAGGGTTGCGGCGTGACAGCACTCGGCGCGACCCCGGCGCGAAGTTGAGCGGCGACGGCATCGAACGCCTGAGCGAACGTCTGGCCCGAAGTCTTGTCCCGCATGAAATAAGGAACTGCGCTCAGTTGGACGTTCTGGTTGAGATTGCGACCGAGCCGGCCCGCGTACCCGACCTCCAGAATCATATTGGCGGGCAGTTCCCTCTGAATGGTGAAGTCAATGCTGTGCGAGCGACCGACCTTGATGTCGGGATCAACCTGGAACGAGAGCAACTCGCCAAAGGGACTTCCCGGCACTACCGGAGGCGCTGCCGGAGGAATTGAGGGAATTGGAGCCGGACCGTCCACACCGATGCGGAAGCCATTGGTCGGATTGTTATTGTTGGCGCACTGACCGCCGATGACCGGACCCCGACAATTAATCGTCTGGGCAAATCCGACACCGAGCAGAGGAATGACCACCGTCTGGACCGTATTCAAGCGGTCGAAGAGAACGGCATAACCGCCCCGGAAGACCGTTTTTCGCTGACCGAACAAGCGGCCGGCCAGCCCGCTGTCAAACGAGGGATTCCAGGCGATGGCCAGACGGGGACCGAAGTTCGTGCGATCCACGTCGAAGATGCGGTCGCGGGTCGCGTTGCGGATCGGCTGAAAGGCGAGATCGGGATTGAAGATGTCGCCGGCCAGCGCCGCTCGCCGTCGCGCTTCGAGATACTGACTGGAGGTAATGATCGAACCAGACGCTTTCTCGATCATGAACGTCTGACGACCTTCTTTCTCCACCGGTGGAGTTTGCCACTGGTAGCTGGCTCCCAACGTGATGGTGAGCGAAGGTCGGATGCGCCAGATGTCGCTGTAGTAAAATTCGTAGGCGTTAATCGTCGCGTCCACTTCGAGGGCCGTTCCGATGGGTTTGGGCCGAAGCGAGCCATCGCGCACGATCATGACGCCCACGTTATCAATGATCCCGAGCGTGCCCGCGAGCAGCCGATTCCACCGGCTGACATCGCCCGCCTGCAGGCAGTTGGTGCGCACGGTCGCCGTGCAATCCGGCGGGCGGTTCTGCGGAGGGATCGTCACGGCGCCGGCAACATCCAGTTCCGCCACCAGGGACGAAAGCGATCCGACGACCTTATCGTTGCGCAGGTGGAAGAGGCTCAGCCGGCGGATCGAAGTCCCGAATTGCATGGTGTGTGAACCTTTGATCCAGGTGGCATTATCCACCCATTGCCAGACGTGATCGTTGACCCCCTGCGTGCGCGCCAGTTGCGTGTGGACATCAATGGGCTGCGACACGATGCCGCCGAACTGAGGATCACCGGCGACCTGGATTGCCACGTTCGTCCCCTGAACCTGCGGGAACGGCGTCACGCGCGTCAACCACCAGAAATTCCGCTGGTAGGAGAAGCGAAATTCGTTGGTCAGACGAGGTGTGATCTGGCCGGTCAATCCCCCCACAACGTAGCGCGGTTCCACCGGAACTTTGGCGAGCGAGGCCGGCACGCCCTTGGTATTACCTTGCAACAAACCGCCGATGTCGAGCTGCGTTGGGGAAGCCGACTCCTGGCGGAAGTAGCGATAGCTTCCGTCAAATCGCCACCGATCGCTGAAGTTGTGATCGAGTCGAACGACGGCGAAATCGTTATTGATCGAAGCATCGGCTGTGCCACGAAAGCCGATCGTGTTGAGTCCATCGCCGAGCGAGGCATCATTTCCGGCGGGGAGGAAATCCCACAGTCGCTTCACGACCGGATTGATGCCGATGCCGCGCGGGTCACAGGGATCAGAGTTCGAGGGACCGCACAACCGCGAGGTCTTCAGATCGTAGCTGACGACGTTACCGCTGGCATCGCGGAAGCGAAGAATCCCCGCCCGCAACGTATCGGTTGGAACAATTCGGGTGATGTTGGCCGTCTGGGGGAACCGGCGCCCTTCGTAGTTACCGAAGATGAAGGTTCGGTTCTTCCAGATCGGTCCGCCCGCCGAGAAGCCGAAACGATTGTCCTTCAACTCGGGCTCCTGGATTTTGTGTCGTCGCTCGGGATCCGTTTCCGTCAACCCGAGCGAGCGCTTGTTGGTCCAGGTCGCCGCATTGAGCGCATCATTTTGGTGATACCAGTAGGCGGATCCGTGAAACTCGTTGGTTCCACGTTTGGTCACAAAGATGATCTGTCCACCGGAACTCCGCCCGAACGTCGCGTTGGGATTGGTCGTACCCACGCGAAACTCCTCGACGCTCTCAATGGGGACGGGAATGATCGGCTCGACGCCGCTATTGAGCGGTTTCACCGGGTGGGTCCCCACCGTGTTATCGGTGACGTCCGCGCCATCAAGGATAAAGGTGTTTTGATCGCTGCGCGCGCCGGCCACCTGACCGCCCACGTTATCATTGACGCCAACTCCTCGATAGGGCATCGTCATCGGCTGAAGCAGATAGACTGATACCGCATTGCGATTGGGATTGGGCAGGCGTAGCAGCGTCTCCCCTTTAATCACGTTGCCCACGGTGGAATCGAGCGTTTGCAACTCTACTCCCGCAGCGGCTGTCACTTCCACCGTCTCGGCGATCTCGCCGACCTCGAGCGTGAAATTGACCGAGTAGCTCTTCGCCACGTCCACTTTCAGCTCCGGGATGACCGCCTGACGAAATCCCTTGGCGCTTACCGTCAGCTTGTAAACGCCGGGCGTGAGCGTGGGAAAGATGTACTGACCGCTTTCATTGGTTTGAGTCGTCACGCTGCGACCCGTCGAAATCAAAGTGGCTGTCACTTCGGCTCCAGGAATGACGGCGCCGGCCTGATCCGCCACCACGCCGGTGACAGTGGCCGTCGTCGCCGTCTGCCCTCGCAGCGAAGCAACGCCGAGAAGCACCACGAGGCATGCCCCACCAATTAAGCGAAATGTTCGTACACCGCGCTGCATAAGCTTCACCTCCTTGCCTAGTGAATGGGCTGACAGCGGCCAGTATATCAACAGGCCATCGGGTGTCAAGAATCCAGTGGTCCCGGCGGTGTGCAACAGGCTGTGGAAAATGTTGCACGATGCCATGGTGAGGGTCACGGAGGAGCGGGCCTACACAGCTTGAAGCTTCCTCTCCGACTTGGTTATTCTATAAGCCCCTTAGCTCATAATTGAGGGAGGAGATGGCTATGAGCGCAGTGACGGCGGATGTTAGTCGGCCCGATCCCGCTCGAGGATTCCTCGCTAAACTCCGTTCACTGACACGGCTCTTTTTCGTTACTTCATTGACCGAGAAAACGGCGGATTCCCCGACAAAGGAGAATGCGCAAACCGCTCCGGAGTTGAGTCCGGAGCGAGAGCAATTACGTCTCCGGCATGGGGTCCGCCTGGTAACCCCTGAGGAGGAAGGCACTGGCATGGATCGCCTTCCGCCAGGTGTTTACGGCTTCACCTATACTCCGACGCAGTGGGATGGGCCGCTCTTTCGCACGAAAAAATATTTGACCTTTGAAGTCCACAAGTGCCCGCAGGGGGACGATTATCTCATCGCCTACGCCTCGGAGGAGGATGCTCGGCGAATCAACGATCCCGGACGCGTGACGATCACCGTCTCGCCTGATCCCGAACCAGGCTCATCGGTATTGGTGGTCGTTCCCCTGGACCGGGTCAACGGAGCAATTAACATCTCCAAGCCGATGCAGGGGAAGTTCCTGCCCCTTCACCTTGAACCTTTGGAATAAAGCGTCAGGGCGTGGCCCGCGCCAGTAGACATACGGCGTTGACCGCGAATGCTCGGATAGATCCCGGCCGCGCACAAGAGTGGTGTGCGCGGCCGGGCTCATCTCGTCCCTGCAGGGATATTACTTTCGCCGATATTTCTCGAACCAAGCCAGGAGGTAGAGCTGTTGAGCGAGCTGGTGTGTGGGTCTCCGCCAGCCGTGGTATTCCTCGGGCATGCGCACGAGAAGCGTCTCTTTCTTGAGCATTTTCAGAGCCCGATAGAACTCCTCGCTCTGTCCGATGGGCGTGCGCAGATCGGCTTCCCCGGTCATGATCATGGTCGGCGTTTTGACGTTGGCCACGTAATGGAGCGGTGAGCGCACGGCATATTCCATCGGATCTTCCCAGGGGAATTTCTGGAACTGGTCGTACCAGCTCGCGCCGTCAGTTGTGCCGACGAACGAGTGCCAGTTGATCACCGGTCGCATGGAGACGGCCGCCGCAAACCGATCGGTATGACCGACGATCCAGGCCGTAAGCACACCGCCTCCACTCCCTCCACAGACGAAGAGATTTTTCTCGTCAATATATCCTTTGGCAATGGCTGCGTCCACCGCTGCCATGAGATCGTCATAGTCTTTGCCCGGATACGAGTACTGAATTCCGTTGACGAACTGCTGTCCGTAGCCAGTGCTGCCGCGCGGATTGGTATAAAGCACGACGTAGCCATTGGCGGCAAAGTTCTGGAACGCCCAGTTGAAGGCCACCGAGTACATGGACCAGGGACCACCGTGAATCCAGAGGACCATCGGATATTTCTTGTTCGGATCGAAGTCCGGCGGGCGGATGAGCCATCCCTGAATCTTCCAGCCATCGGGAGATGTTGCCCACAGCTCTTCGGCCTCACCCAGAGTGATGTCCCCGAGCACGTCCTCATTGACATCCACGAGCTTCTTCAGGTTGTTTTCTCCTCGCAGATTGAACGTCACCAGATGCGGCGGTTCTTTGAACGTCGAGCGAATGGCGGCGACCTGACCGTTCTTCGCCACCGAGAGAGAGCTGAGCGTGTGCACGCCCTCGAGGACCTTCCGCATAGGCCCGCTGACGGGAGCAAAATAGACGGTTGTAACGCCTCGCTCGCCCACCGTGAAGTAGACGCCCGAGCTATCGGGGGCCCAGGTGATGTCTCCCGGTGAGTTGTTCAACCCCTCCGCCCAGGCCCGTTTCGACCCACCGTTTTTATCCATGAGGTAGAGATTCGACAGGTGGTAGGTGTAGTTTTTGTGATCGTACCCGGTGTAGGCAATCCACTCGCCGTTGGGCGAGACGCGAGGATTTCCATCGGGCCCTTTTCGGTCCGTCAGAGCTTTGATCTCAAGCGTGCGCAGATCCACAGCGTAGATTTCGCTATCCCCTCGAAGGTATTCGGCATCGGGCTTGCGAATGGCGGAAACGTAGAGGGTTTTCCCGTCGGCGGACCATTCGGGGTTACTGTGATTGTACTTGCCCGAGGTGATCTGTTTGGGCGTGCCGCCGAGCGTCGCGTCAATGACGAACACATGGGTGTAGCCTTTGGGAATGAAGCCCTGGCCGTCGCGCGCCCAACTGAGGCGGTCCACGACCACGGCGGGTCGCGCCCATTCCGCACCCCGCGGACGTTCGGGCAAACGAATGGGAAGGATGGGGTCCTCGTCCGGCACCATCTGGGTGAACGCGATGAACTTTCCGTCAGGCGACCAGCGGAGATTACTCGGCGGCCGCTGCAGGTGCGTGAGCTGTGTGACTTCGCGCGTCTCCACCCAGAGCACGTGAATCTGCGTGGATCCGGACCGGTCGGACAGAAACGCCACCCGCTTGCCGTCGGGCGACCAGACGGGATTGCTGTCCCGCCACAACCCCTCGGTCAACTGGCGCACCCGCGTCCCTTCTACATCTACGATCCAGAGGTTACTCCGGTACTGATCCTTCAACTTGTCCACCCAGGTACGGGTGAAGACGATCTGTCGTCCGTCCGGGGATATTTCCGGATTTCCCACGCTTTCCATCTCGAGGAAAGTTTCTTTGTCAAGCACGCGCAGCTTTTGCTGTGCGGCCAGGAGAGTGAGATTGCTGCTGACCACCACGATGATCGTGACGAGAGAAAGAATCGCTCTTCTCATAGCTCCTCCTTGGGGATGTCGTACGGGAGCGTCCCGTCCGCTCCTAACGGACGGGAACGCCCCGCGACATGCTGATATAGAGCAGGTCATCGCGCCTGCACGGAGTTTCGCATCGAATGCTTCCGCTTCCAGGGCGGTTTATTTCTTCGTTGCCGTGACCGAGCCCACGCGCGAATTCCCTCCATGATAGTTTGGGTAGGCGGGCAGTTTCGGGCGCGGCAAGGGTGTCTTCCTGAGCGCGTCCATCACGACTTCGACCGCCTTCTCCAGTTGAGGATCGCGGCCTTCGCGCCAGGCCTTCGGGTCCAGTTCGACTTCAATATCGGGAGCGACCCCATGATTTTCGACGTCCCAGACACCATCCGGGCTGAAGAAGGCCACGCGGGGAGCGGTCACCATTCCGCCATCTATCAATTGGGGATA
The Blastocatellia bacterium DNA segment above includes these coding regions:
- a CDS encoding sigma-70 family RNA polymerase sigma factor; this encodes MANRTSEGLDLYLADLSHTTGYHQESDRALIKRCLKGDADAWEALLDRYGSLIYSIAWRANLPPEDVADVFQSVCLVLLQDLENLRDESKLSSWLTTVTLRQCYRVRRRQSAPVVSLDQVEEEVAELPDEQLLPDEVIERMEREHLVRRALSMMQEPCRRLLTYLFYEKEFWSYEEIARELGLSVSTIGPKRGRCLRKLLRILTELGF
- a CDS encoding carboxypeptidase-like regulatory domain-containing protein — its product is MQRGVRTFRLIGGACLVVLLGVASLRGQTATTATVTGVVADQAGAVIPGAEVTATLISTGRSVTTQTNESGQYIFPTLTPGVYKLTVSAKGFRQAVIPELKVDVAKSYSVNFTLEVGEIAETVEVTAAAGVELQTLDSTVGNVIKGETLLRLPNPNRNAVSVYLLQPMTMPYRGVGVNDNVGGQVAGARSDQNTFILDGADVTDNTVGTHPVKPLNSGVEPIIPVPIESVEEFRVGTTNPNATFGRSSGGQIIFVTKRGTNEFHGSAYWYHQNDALNAATWTNKRSLGLTETDPERRHKIQEPELKDNRFGFSAGGPIWKNRTFIFGNYEGRRFPQTANITRIVPTDTLRAGILRFRDASGNVVSYDLKTSRLCGPSNSDPCDPRGIGINPVVKRLWDFLPAGNDASLGDGLNTIGFRGTADASINNDFAVVRLDHNFSDRWRFDGSYRYFRQESASPTQLDIGGLLQGNTKGVPASLAKVPVEPRYVVGGLTGQITPRLTNEFRFSYQRNFWWLTRVTPFPQVQGTNVAIQVAGDPQFGGIVSQPIDVHTQLARTQGVNDHVWQWVDNATWIKGSHTMQFGTSIRRLSLFHLRNDKVVGSLSSLVAELDVAGAVTIPPQNRPPDCTATVRTNCLQAGDVSRWNRLLAGTLGIIDNVGVMIVRDGSLRPKPIGTALEVDATINAYEFYYSDIWRIRPSLTITLGASYQWQTPPVEKEGRQTFMIEKASGSIITSSQYLEARRRAALAGDIFNPDLAFQPIRNATRDRIFDVDRTNFGPRLAIAWNPSFDSGLAGRLFGQRKTVFRGGYAVLFDRLNTVQTVVIPLLGVGFAQTINCRGPVIGGQCANNNNPTNGFRIGVDGPAPIPSIPPAAPPVVPGSPFGELLSFQVDPDIKVGRSHSIDFTIQRELPANMILEVGYAGRLGRNLNQNVQLSAVPYFMRDKTSGQTFAQAFDAVAAQLRAGVAPSAVTPQPWFENQLGPGGTVNVATARTAAFRDGLLNDLWTLIQFSRPGGPITNLQVLDLWIRTDGGRSNYHSFFATLRKRFSHNLTFDVNYTLSKTLDQAGLIQNFIGTFSSAYDPDIDYGPAFFDRRHVLNVLWFYDLPFGRGQRWNTGSWFDKVIGGWYVSGIYTANSGLPLTVRQSNQVWGGDPLNFSVAAGAIPTRKIDEANDVKRGVAGSNGIGTAGDPKARGTGLNLFSNPEAVFNSFRKIRISEDGRQGRGVLRGLPRWNADISVGKKTAITESVRLVFTFDMLNAFNHLELADPTLDLQNPTAFGVLNTQFNQPRFIQFGFRVEW
- a CDS encoding S9 family peptidase — protein: MRRAILSLVTIIVVVSSNLTLLAAQQKLRVLDKETFLEMESVGNPEISPDGRQIVFTRTWVDKLKDQYRSNLWIVDVEGTRVRQLTEGLWRDSNPVWSPDGKRVAFLSDRSGSTQIHVLWVETREVTQLTHLQRPPSNLRWSPDGKFIAFTQMVPDEDPILPIRLPERPRGAEWARPAVVVDRLSWARDGQGFIPKGYTHVFVIDATLGGTPKQITSGKYNHSNPEWSADGKTLYVSAIRKPDAEYLRGDSEIYAVDLRTLEIKALTDRKGPDGNPRVSPNGEWIAYTGYDHKNYTYHLSNLYLMDKNGGSKRAWAEGLNNSPGDITWAPDSSGVYFTVGERGVTTVYFAPVSGPMRKVLEGVHTLSSLSVAKNGQVAAIRSTFKEPPHLVTFNLRGENNLKKLVDVNEDVLGDITLGEAEELWATSPDGWKIQGWLIRPPDFDPNKKYPMVLWIHGGPWSMYSVAFNWAFQNFAANGYVVLYTNPRGSTGYGQQFVNGIQYSYPGKDYDDLMAAVDAAIAKGYIDEKNLFVCGGSGGGVLTAWIVGHTDRFAAAVSMRPVINWHSFVGTTDGASWYDQFQKFPWEDPMEYAVRSPLHYVANVKTPTMIMTGEADLRTPIGQSEEFYRALKMLKKETLLVRMPEEYHGWRRPTHQLAQQLYLLAWFEKYRRK